TAGAAAAACGGACatcaattcaaatttaatttacaaaatgGTACAATGGTCCGAGAATTAGAAACCAGTTTGGTCACAGCCTCTTCGTACTCATTCATTTCATTCCCAGAAATTTGAAAtgttaacatgaattatttgattggtaaatttatttcaatttgtcattgttattgtattttatttattcacagtttaatcaattattattttaggaatgatgtcaatataaattttaaagttattgaGTTAGAGTAGATGGGTGAGACTTTTTAtactatataaattttttcagtATTTAATAACTTtctctattaattattaactaattttattttatttatgtagtATAAAGATTGAATGTGCACTTTTTGGATCCTATGTTGATGAACTGAATGCATATTTGCAATCCGGTTATAATCAAAATGTTGTTGTACTTGCTCAGTTTCTAAAAGTGAAGATGTTTAATGGTAAAAGCCAACTACAAAATGCAATGAATTGTATTAAGTTTTTATTCAACTCTGAAATTCATGAGTCAGTTTCTTTCAAACTCAATTAAGGTTAAAAGTAAACTTGAAGTACTACTAACTaacttattcaatttttttattttatgtttttttattgaaatactaACTTTATAGTATGAATTGACATATCCACTGTTTTTACAGAACATGACCAATTTGAAATACTATGAAGAGAGGGCAATACTTGCTCCGACCCATGATACTGTAGATATCGTTAATGATTATGTTTTATCATTAATTCCAGGCGAGGAAAAGGAATATAATAGTTCAGACTCAATTGTCCTTTCTGGTGAAAATTATATTGTGCATGGAGATTGGTTCACACCTGAATCTTTGAATGATATGAAATGTTCAGGAATTTCAAATCACCGATTAAGATTAAAGATTGGTGTTCCAGTCATGATTTTGAGGAACATTGATCAAGCTAATAGACTACGTAATGGAACAAGATTGCTCATAAATGAACTGTGTATAAATATTATTGGAGCAACTGTGATCACGAAAAAACATCggtgataaaatttatataagaaTAAATTTGGTTCTATCTAATCCAGCTTTCCCATTTAAATTCCAGAGAAGATAATTTCCATTGTCGTTGTGTTTTGCAATGACCATAAATAAAAGTTAAGGTCATTTGCTTTCTCAAATTGGTTTGTATTTAAAGCGACCTGTATTTACTCATGGTCAGTTATATGTGGTTATTCCACGAGTAAAGTGTATGAAAAGGTTTGAAGATTGTTATTTTAGACGAAGAAGGAAAACCATGTGTCGATACAAAAAATATTGTGTACAACGAAATTTTCAATAACTAGCAAACATGTAGATGACATTCTTTTtacattttagatttatttactataaattattttttttttttttatagaattgaattgataataaaattcaaattatgtctttaatgtcaatatcaataaaattatgtCTTAAATATTAATGCTAATTCAAgttgttatattatataaattaatataataatatatttatcaaaatggtAATTTGTAGACGTGGGACGTGCAGATTATTCACGGGTGTTATATATTACTAACAGAGGGTATCACGAAATGCACTACCGCTTGAAACAATCCCTCTCACATATTCGGTGCTTACCGTTACACTATTTCCATtcattatatgaaaataaatatttaatattaaaatgttatgGAAGAAAAACTTGACAATCATATTTCATCTATTAAATGTGAGAAAAAATCAATAGAATTTGTGCTGGGTCGATAACAAATAAGGTCATTTATAAGAAAGTTTTGTTCTTcctatttttcatttgtttgcTTATCTCTTTTGTATTGGCTTGATTTTTCCTCcattcttaaaaatattaaaataataaataaaaaataaattaaaaaaagcgtattttaatattttcatttattaaatgtatttttttttgtcaacgtCGATACGCACTGCTTAAAGTGTGCGTTTTACCAACTTAATTAATGCTCTAACTATTAACACCTTGAACGAAAGGCCACTAACAAGAATGAAATAAGACACGGCAAAGAAAAGTTGAAAAGTAAGAGTACTGGACCTAGCAATGGACCTCTCTTAAAAAGTGTTGAACTTATATATGAGTGGTTAACTAATTAAGACGATAAAAGCGATAGCGCTGTCTAAGTTAATGCTCCATTATTTACATGGACCACATCATGAATGAATGTGAATTGTATTTTACTAACATATAAATTTTCAGAACAGACGTCATGTGTTAGCTAGTTATCTCAGGCAGGACCAACTACTGCATGCATGTCGACATTTAAATTACTGTACCCAACAATTTAACATGGAATTTCACAATAATTTGAATCTAtgagttaaatattttgatagaaGAAGTTATAATAAAggttgtttattttaatttttgatattttcaatttaaaagactaaattattactattttataaatctaGAGATTAAATTGATTGACCATACTTCAAtgattaaaatgtttatttactaaatacaattttaataatcgAAAAATTCACACTTTTGAAATGTTGTTTATGGATGAAGTGACATTAAATTTAGTGGTACCGCATTGTGCAAAATGAAAGTTGAAAGAaactaatttttgaaatttcaactaGTATATCGATTTTGTCAAACTCATCGTAATTTcaaatatgtatataatttataaagaaattgtgtccgtgttttaaaaaatatcaacattCGTTGAATATGTGTTAAGATTTAAGGTGttgttacttttatattttgaatataaaaacaattgattAATAAATGCATGACATATAAAATGactaaaaagataaaatgaaaGTAATGAACAACTTGAGGAGAAAAAGATacaaaactacaaaaaagaaattaaaagaaagataGGGCAATAATGTTTCATATCTTGGCATCTTTTGTGTGGGACTTAGTTAAACAAGACAATTCAATATTATCAGAAAATTATAGcaagaaaataatgttttatttatttgtacgGATGCATTATTGGTTCTAGCGTGAGATTAGACGATGGCCCTGGACTTGAGTGTATTTAGAGTGTCTACAATACAAGATTTTGGTTTGAGTGTTTACCTAGATCTTCTATAGAATTTGAAACCACCGTATATAACTCATTCCAACAAAATcgtgtattaaatatatttgattttatattaaaattgtgaaaattatgataaattagAAGTAAACTATTATGATTTTATGGAAGTATATTTTTTagcttttataaaataacaatgatttCACCATAATTTTGTGAATTTTACCGTCACTAACGGAACTAATATAATTTCTTCGAGACAATGGagtaaatttacaatttaaaaaagtaatctctaaaatcaatatattaaacttaattggtgataaaaaaatctataataatttttattatatataatgtaaattaacactacaataaataaaatataaattaataataaagatttAGAAAAGTAGCATTcgataatattttaatgtattaaatttatcaattattgaatctatcataattaaaaatgtcTTTTTCAATATAAACAATTAAGCTATTTGTAAAAAAACTTATCATCAACTTTATTTGAGTCTTGTCTTGTATCTAGAAATTgctaaaaatgttttatttgaagttatagCAGAGATTGAATGTGTCAAAATAATAcaatagatatattaattatgtgATAATTTTTTGCTTCTTagttttttatcaataaatttatttgatgtaGTTAAATATTGACTATTCGGAAAATTAAGTATAAAACTACActaatttgtttcaaaaaatataGCGGTATTCAAAGCTAACTCAAAGATATAAGAGGTTTAAAGTGCGCGTAACAGAAGATCTAGGTTTGAGTGTTTAGTAGATCTTACATCGAATTTGGGTTAgaattaaatcatataaaaactcaaaaagtaataaataaaaaaatgacttgtaaagtaaaaattattttcaattataaacatattttcatGTCGTATCTCATTCATTAAGATCCAAGATCGTGTATATGAAACAAAACTCAAATAACCTAAAAGAGATTACATTTTATAGATAGTCTGGTGAatcttgaatatattaaattttgaattagatCTAAATCAATCTTACAAAAACCTTGAAAATTATCCTtccttgtaaatatattttgacaTCATATCTCATAGAATCATGATTCTTAACAATACATAtaactcatttattttatttgtcaatATTAAATAAACATCTAATTTCTCAAATTGAACATCGCAAATAATATTGAACATTTCTACAAATAACTTATATTTCTAACACtcctaatttttataaattcattcAAGTACAATTCCAATTTCTCTTTTATCTCTCttttcctttcacattcataattttcttttcactaataattttatatcattaaatttaaacaagATCGAAATCTTAATTTGGTCGGGGCAAAAATGAGAGATCGAAGTCTTTTCAAATAAAGACCCAAATTTTTCGTACATATTTGTGGTTGAAATGTGTACTACCAGATTTTCCAGATAGAGATCAATGTCATATGGTTGCTTCGTGTTATTAAAATTTGTACTACCATCTATATCAAAGTAGTAGTACAGTATCTTTGTTTATACATTCACCCAAAAAAGTAATACCTTTGCACTTCAGATTTCTTTGGGTTAATTCCCTTTACTTTAAACCGCAGCAACCTCCAGCTAGCAAcatcaattaaattttcaattgtCTAAAGTcgaatatattttatgttagcATGACGTTGTCAACAACCAACACCAAATCCAAATGCATGTTATTTTCAACCGTTAATTAGATttgaggaagaaaaaaaaaagttaaactcGTTGTTAGGTTAACAAtcacacaaataaaaaattccctGACACACGTACCCAAAAAAAGTTAGAAAAACAAAACTGTCGAGTAAGTAAATAGTACAAAACTAAGCCATGTACTAAAAcaccataaaattaaaatttgcatAGGACCtgcaaattttattaattcaagtATTACAATAATACTTTATACTCTACTATAGGAGTATAAGTGCATAAGAACGCGAAAATATACTTGCAAAAGCTGTTCCATTAGTGCTAAATTTATCCTCTATATCTTTCAATATAATAACACCAACCAATTAATACATCTTATTGTACATCAAAATTGTACCATATATATCATAGAATTTCTCTAATATCAgttaataatgataatgataatagttaataataatatattaattcagATCAACTACCTCTCTCGAGTCTcgaattaatattatatacttaaaaatattttatttacaaattacaTCATGAGTACGTATTGCGTCCGTGTGTATAAGCGTACACTCGATCAAAAACACAGTTTCTAAAATATCATGATCACATGACGGAACAAGCATTGGGATTCTCATCACTGAACATCTGTGGAGGAGGGTGATGAGGGTGCATGTAAAACGGTACTTGAGGTGGCTGCATGGGATAATTACCATGATTGATATACCCACCATGAGGCTCCATATAATGATTATCATGACCACCATACCCCGGTTGTTGAAACTCCATAGCATAATTACTACTTTGACCTTGGTTAACATGTCCATCGTACCAATACATTGGAGATTGTATCGGGTACTGATACTCCATTTTACTAACCTCCACCTTCGCTTCTCCACCCTCCTCTTTCTTCTTCTCACCATCACCACCgtcctttttctctttttcttcctttttctcttctttcttttcaccTCCACCGtctttctctttcttctctTCATCTTTCTTAGGGGCAACTACATCAACGTTTCGCTTCAGCTTCTCCTTCAAATATTCTACCAACTCCTTCGGATCCATTGTTCCTTTCACTGTTGCCAAATCCTTGTCACCGTCAAGGATCACCGTTTCTACCCCTGTTTAGTTAACAATATCACCATCATTAGCCACcgaattaacaattaattaatcgattaaattaatttaaattgtaacaataaaatattgttctatttttttaaaatagaattgataattttttatttaggtCAACTCTCTTACCTTTGAACTTCATAATGATTCTTTTAATTTTGGAAATGCAACCGTCACAGTGTAATCTGATCTTCAAAACCACCGTACTctgaaataaattaattcaaataaagtCGGTTAGTGAAATTAAGCTtatgaaaaaattgattgattaattaattatttagttagATTAAAtacctctttaggcttattttCTTCTGGCTTTTTCTCTTCAGGTTTTTTCTCCTCCGACTTTTTCTCG
The genomic region above belongs to Cicer arietinum cultivar CDC Frontier isolate Library 1 chromosome 4, Cicar.CDCFrontier_v2.0, whole genome shotgun sequence and contains:
- the LOC101493201 gene encoding uncharacterized protein, with amino-acid sequence MVLMDNKGDKIPATVRKTLISRFQTNIHDGDVYNFRSLGVAIKIECALFGSYVDELNAYLQSGYNQNVVVLAQFLKVKMFNGKSQLQNNMTNLKYYEERAILAPTHDTVDIVNDYVLSLIPGEEKEYNSSDSIVLSGENYIVHGDWFTPESLNDMKCSGISNHRLRLKIGVPVMILRNIDQANRLRNGTRLLINELCINIIGATVITKKHR
- the LOC101513050 gene encoding heavy metal-associated isoprenylated plant protein 3, giving the protein MLIGRRGNRRIKQMGEQKNETEKKVADGAAAKKDDTPAPVVYKLDLHCEGCVKKIKRTVRHFEGAETVKADLASNKVTVTGKIDAVKLQDKLAEKTKKKVEIISAPPQKDAASGEKPSEKKPDEKKSEEKKPEEKKPEENKPKESTVVLKIRLHCDGCISKIKRIIMKFKGVETVILDGDKDLATVKGTMDPKELVEYLKEKLKRNVDVVAPKKDEEKKEKDGGGEKKEEKKEEKEKKDGGDGEKKKEEGGEAKVEVSKMEYQYPIQSPMYWYDGHVNQGQSSNYAMEFQQPGYGGHDNHYMEPHGGYINHGNYPMQPPQVPFYMHPHHPPPQMFSDENPNACSVM